The following are encoded together in the Desulfovibrio aminophilus genome:
- a CDS encoding peptide-binding protein — MNVFPALGKGSLLIKVAFLLVALLALLPGCDRPSPDGGSASSAAASRDYGPPVDGGRLLEATLAEPMNLIPPLSTDSASHAVASHLYVAPLKYDKDIKLVPWAAESYEVLDGGRLLRFRLRPGIRWWDGVELTAKDVEFTYKLMVDPKTPTAYAEDYLAVKSFTVTGRYSFEVRYEQPFARALVTWALSVLPEHALAGQDLMNTKYSREPLGCGAYKVKEWLPGSRLVLTANPDYFEGRPHIDELVMRVIPDQATQFLELKAGNLDEMSLSPYQYLFETNGPEWKEKFRKYKYLSFGYTYLGYNLENPLFRDVRVRRALDFAIDKEEIVKGVLAGLGVPAVGPYKPGTWVYNESLKPRPHDPTRAKALLAEAGWRDTDGDGLLDKDGRPFAFTILTNQGNTQRIQSATIIQRRLRDVGIDARIRTVEWAAFIKEFVYKGRFDAVVLGWNITQDPDIYDVWHSSKAVPGGLNFVRYRNPELDRLLDEGRRTLDQEQRKRIYGRVQEILHEDQPYCFLYVPMSLPILQARIRGIAPAPAGIDYNFYQWWIPRELQRPVLER, encoded by the coding sequence ATGAACGTTTTTCCCGCGCTTGGCAAGGGGTCTCTCTTGATAAAAGTCGCATTCCTGCTTGTTGCGCTGCTCGCCCTGCTGCCGGGGTGCGACCGCCCCTCTCCCGACGGGGGGAGCGCCTCGTCTGCGGCCGCGTCCCGGGACTACGGCCCGCCCGTGGACGGCGGCCGCCTGCTTGAGGCGACCCTGGCCGAGCCCATGAACCTCATCCCCCCCCTGTCCACGGACTCGGCTTCCCACGCGGTGGCCTCGCATCTCTACGTGGCGCCGCTCAAGTACGACAAGGACATCAAGCTCGTGCCCTGGGCCGCCGAGTCCTACGAGGTGCTCGACGGCGGCCGCCTGTTGCGTTTCCGCCTGCGGCCCGGCATCCGCTGGTGGGACGGGGTGGAGCTCACGGCCAAGGACGTGGAGTTCACCTACAAGCTCATGGTCGACCCCAAGACGCCCACGGCCTACGCCGAGGACTACCTGGCCGTGAAGTCCTTCACGGTCACGGGGCGCTATTCCTTCGAGGTGCGCTACGAGCAGCCCTTCGCCCGGGCCCTGGTGACCTGGGCCCTGTCCGTCCTGCCGGAGCACGCCCTGGCCGGGCAGGATCTCATGAACACCAAATACTCCCGCGAGCCCCTGGGCTGCGGGGCCTATAAGGTCAAGGAATGGCTGCCCGGCAGCCGCCTCGTGCTCACGGCCAACCCCGACTACTTCGAGGGGCGGCCGCACATCGACGAGCTGGTCATGCGGGTCATCCCGGACCAGGCCACCCAGTTCCTGGAGCTGAAGGCCGGGAACCTGGACGAGATGAGCCTGTCGCCCTACCAGTATCTTTTCGAAACCAACGGGCCGGAGTGGAAGGAGAAGTTCCGCAAGTACAAGTACCTCTCCTTCGGCTACACCTATCTCGGCTACAACCTGGAGAACCCCCTGTTCCGGGATGTGCGCGTGCGCCGGGCCCTGGATTTCGCCATCGACAAGGAGGAGATCGTCAAGGGCGTATTGGCGGGGCTGGGGGTTCCGGCGGTCGGGCCGTACAAGCCCGGCACCTGGGTCTACAACGAGTCCCTCAAGCCCCGGCCCCACGATCCGACCCGGGCCAAGGCCCTGCTGGCCGAGGCGGGCTGGCGCGACACCGACGGCGACGGCCTCCTGGACAAGGACGGCCGGCCCTTCGCCTTCACCATCCTGACCAACCAGGGCAACACCCAGCGCATCCAGTCCGCCACCATCATCCAGCGCCGCCTGCGCGACGTGGGCATCGACGCCCGCATCCGCACCGTGGAGTGGGCCGCCTTCATCAAGGAATTCGTGTACAAGGGCCGTTTCGACGCCGTGGTCCTGGGCTGGAACATCACCCAGGATCCTGATATCTATGACGTCTGGCACTCGTCCAAGGCCGTGCCCGGGGGGCTGAATTTCGTGCGCTACCGCAACCCGGAGCTGGACCGGCTGCTCGATGAGGGCCGACGGACCCTGGACCAGGAGCAACGCAAGCGGATCTACGGCCGCGTCCAGGAAATCCTGCACGAGGACCAGCCGTACTGCTTCCTGTACGTGCCCATGTCCCTGCCCATTCTCCAGGCCCGGATCCGGGGGATCGCCCCGGCTCCGGCGGGCATCGACTACAACTTCTACCAGTGGTGGATACCACGCGAACTCCAGCGCCCGGTCCTGGAGCGGTGA
- a CDS encoding DEAD/DEAH box helicase, which produces MAHGEEAVVKRILQKFIRDTVPEYILDGAHTILDSGGVQKIDLKKRAQYWDVDGQIQGDDFQVYAAELGLNLEEHTLNYFCNCPDSFSGVCRHIGATALKLLKSLDTDSDEEAPKPRTDWRQTFRSFFSTELEPEPGKHYLIFRFFPEPGRLQVALFRGRQNKGGISNVQTPVTLDQVVQNPDWCEVSPHLPRVAEMIGHYLDYRGHKVELPAGLHSWFFRAIKNEYYLFLRESDQPLRIENKTMQLKLSPALSEDGLHFEILLSREGKPPFSINDENEVYFYGRLPLWVYYHGGFFPVQTGLDPELVQQMVEQKPIIPHADISEFLDRVWTAIPASDLYGQEDFLERMGPIFAPATFNPKLYLDEEGSLLTLTIQNVYDTEVGEVTLPGPNPDLQTGSYRFEGRSYLLRRSQDEEALLFSELQGVGFQPRSNSVWFMEQEEAITFLLDHYPRLVEAYRVYGEKNLTRYKVRLAKPEIVAELESDEENKWFNLDLAVQYDDQKVPIDLIWKAWTLGKRYVQLKDGSYTSLPEAWLRKIGHKLKALGFDPEKPPQKQFQQFEVPVLEKILEDLPEAKTDGYFVKLREKINNFQEIRFIEPPKGLTATLRPYQVHGLSYLNFLHEYGFGGILADEMGLGKTIQTLSFVQMLVEKGIRGANLIIVPTSVLPNWEREAAKFVPGLRRLTIYGAKRDDLFQQIGESDLIITTYALLRRDLDELLKYRYATVILDEAQNIKNPNTITARSVRRLDAEMRLCLSGTPIENNLFELWSLFEFLMPGFLGSQHSFQRGIVKPIKDGDEETLEYLKTRVKPFILRRTKSEVAKDLPPKIETTHYCDLVDEQRDLYNALAKRLRDQVMKDVEEKGMAKSQMSILDALLKLRQICCHPRLLKLDMPGLDTNLPSGKFDAFKDLVTDIVEGGHKVLVFSQFVQMLHIIRSWLQIKEVPFAYLDGSSKDRFEQVDRFNEDPSVPIFLISLKAGGTGLNLTAADYVIHYDPWWNPAVENQATDRTHRIGQKRQVFAYKMICQNTVEEKILKLQEMKKDVAEAIIPGQSAFKTLTRDDLEMLFEI; this is translated from the coding sequence ATGGCCCACGGCGAAGAAGCTGTCGTCAAGAGAATCCTCCAGAAATTCATCCGCGACACGGTCCCGGAGTATATTCTGGATGGAGCCCACACGATCCTGGACTCCGGCGGAGTGCAGAAGATCGACCTGAAGAAGCGCGCCCAGTACTGGGACGTGGACGGGCAGATCCAGGGCGACGATTTCCAGGTCTATGCCGCCGAGCTCGGCCTGAACCTCGAAGAGCACACGCTGAACTATTTCTGCAACTGCCCGGATTCCTTCTCCGGGGTCTGCCGCCACATCGGGGCCACGGCGCTCAAGCTCCTCAAGTCCCTGGACACGGACTCCGACGAGGAGGCCCCCAAGCCCCGCACGGACTGGCGCCAGACCTTCCGCTCCTTCTTCTCCACCGAGCTGGAGCCCGAGCCGGGCAAGCACTACCTCATCTTCCGCTTCTTCCCCGAGCCCGGCCGCCTGCAGGTGGCCCTGTTCCGGGGCCGCCAGAACAAGGGCGGCATCTCCAACGTGCAGACGCCCGTGACCCTGGACCAGGTGGTCCAGAACCCGGACTGGTGCGAGGTCTCGCCCCACCTGCCGCGCGTGGCCGAGATGATCGGCCACTACCTGGACTACCGGGGCCACAAGGTGGAGCTTCCCGCGGGCCTGCATTCATGGTTCTTCCGGGCCATCAAGAACGAGTACTACCTGTTCCTGCGCGAGTCGGACCAGCCCCTGCGCATCGAGAACAAGACCATGCAGCTCAAGCTGTCCCCGGCCCTGTCCGAGGACGGCCTGCACTTCGAAATCCTGCTCTCGCGCGAGGGCAAGCCGCCCTTCTCCATCAACGACGAGAACGAGGTCTACTTCTACGGCCGCCTGCCGCTCTGGGTCTACTACCACGGAGGCTTCTTCCCGGTGCAGACCGGCCTGGACCCGGAACTCGTGCAGCAGATGGTGGAGCAGAAGCCGATCATCCCCCACGCCGACATCTCCGAGTTCCTGGACCGGGTCTGGACCGCCATCCCAGCTTCGGACCTCTATGGCCAGGAGGACTTCCTGGAGCGCATGGGGCCCATCTTCGCCCCGGCCACCTTCAATCCCAAGCTCTACCTGGACGAGGAGGGCAGCCTGCTGACCCTGACCATCCAGAACGTCTACGACACCGAAGTGGGCGAGGTCACGCTGCCCGGGCCCAACCCGGACCTCCAGACCGGCAGCTACCGCTTCGAGGGCCGCTCCTACCTCCTGCGCCGCAGCCAGGACGAGGAGGCCCTGCTCTTCAGCGAGCTGCAGGGCGTGGGCTTCCAGCCCCGCAGCAACTCGGTCTGGTTCATGGAGCAGGAGGAGGCCATCACCTTCCTTCTGGACCACTACCCCCGCCTGGTGGAGGCCTACCGCGTCTACGGCGAGAAGAACCTCACGCGCTACAAGGTCCGCTTGGCCAAGCCCGAGATCGTGGCCGAGCTGGAGAGCGACGAGGAGAACAAGTGGTTCAACCTGGACTTGGCCGTGCAGTATGACGACCAGAAGGTGCCCATCGACCTCATCTGGAAGGCCTGGACCCTGGGCAAGCGCTACGTGCAGCTCAAGGACGGCTCCTACACGAGCCTGCCCGAGGCCTGGCTGCGCAAGATCGGCCACAAGCTCAAGGCCCTGGGCTTCGACCCCGAGAAACCCCCGCAGAAGCAGTTCCAGCAGTTCGAAGTGCCGGTGCTGGAGAAGATCCTGGAAGACCTGCCCGAGGCCAAGACCGACGGCTACTTCGTGAAGCTGCGCGAGAAGATCAACAACTTCCAGGAAATCCGCTTCATCGAACCGCCCAAGGGACTGACCGCCACCCTGCGGCCCTACCAGGTCCACGGCCTGAGCTACCTGAATTTCCTGCACGAATACGGATTCGGCGGCATCCTGGCCGACGAGATGGGCCTGGGCAAGACCATCCAGACCCTGTCCTTCGTCCAGATGCTCGTGGAAAAGGGCATCCGGGGCGCGAACCTGATCATCGTGCCCACCTCGGTGCTGCCCAACTGGGAGCGCGAGGCGGCGAAGTTCGTGCCCGGCCTGCGGCGGCTGACCATCTACGGGGCCAAGCGCGACGACCTGTTCCAGCAGATCGGCGAATCGGACCTGATCATCACCACCTACGCCCTGCTCCGCCGCGACCTGGACGAGCTGCTCAAGTACCGCTACGCCACGGTCATCCTGGACGAGGCCCAGAACATCAAGAATCCGAACACGATCACGGCCCGCTCGGTGCGCCGCCTGGACGCCGAGATGCGCCTCTGCCTCTCGGGCACGCCCATCGAGAACAACCTGTTCGAACTCTGGAGCCTGTTCGAGTTCCTCATGCCAGGCTTCCTGGGCTCGCAGCACTCCTTCCAGCGCGGCATCGTCAAGCCCATCAAGGACGGCGACGAGGAAACCCTGGAGTACCTCAAGACCCGGGTCAAGCCGTTCATCCTGCGCCGGACCAAGTCCGAGGTGGCCAAGGACCTGCCGCCCAAGATCGAGACCACGCACTACTGCGACCTGGTGGACGAGCAGCGCGACCTGTACAACGCCCTGGCCAAGCGCCTGCGCGACCAGGTCATGAAGGACGTGGAGGAGAAGGGCATGGCCAAGAGCCAGATGTCCATCCTCGACGCCCTGCTCAAGCTGCGCCAGATCTGCTGCCACCCGCGCCTGCTCAAGCTGGACATGCCCGGACTGGACACCAACCTGCCCTCGGGCAAGTTCGACGCCTTCAAGGACCTCGTCACGGACATCGTGGAGGGCGGGCACAAGGTCCTGGTCTTCTCCCAGTTCGTGCAGATGCTGCACATCATCCGCTCCTGGCTCCAGATCAAGGAAGTGCCCTTCGCCTACCTGGACGGCTCCAGCAAGGACCGCTTCGAGCAGGTGGACCGCTTCAACGAGGACCCGAGCGTGCCGATCTTCCTCATCTCGCTCAAGGCGGGCGGCACGGGCCTCAACCTCACGGCCGCGGACTACGTGATCCACTACGATCCGTGGTGGAACCCGGCCGTGGAGAACCAGGCCACGGACCGCACCCACCGCATCGGCCAGAAGCGCCAGGTCTTCGCCTACAAGATGATCTGCCAGAACACGGTGGAGGAGAAGATTCTCAAGCTCCAGGAGATGAAGAAGGACGTGGCCGAGGCCATCATCCCCGGCCAGTCGGCCTTCAAGACCCTGACGCGCGACGATCTGGAGATGCTCTTCGAAATCTAG
- a CDS encoding DUF3783 domain-containing protein, protein MKETGRPMHGPRGVLVCGYAPAEQEALLAMMERRGFGDAPAIFVDAGAAGLALAELLALPGGSGRGQASSLPRAVILSGLLEKELHAFMAAWKTLGLPSQLWACLTPTSESWPLRDLLTELERERQAFAQRGQ, encoded by the coding sequence GTGAAGGAGACCGGACGGCCCATGCACGGGCCGCGCGGAGTGCTGGTCTGCGGCTACGCGCCCGCCGAGCAGGAGGCCCTGCTGGCCATGATGGAACGCCGGGGCTTCGGCGACGCGCCCGCGATCTTCGTGGATGCAGGGGCCGCCGGCCTCGCCCTGGCCGAGCTCCTGGCCCTGCCCGGCGGCTCGGGCCGGGGCCAGGCCTCGTCCCTGCCCCGGGCCGTGATCCTCTCCGGGCTCCTGGAAAAGGAGCTGCACGCCTTCATGGCCGCCTGGAAGACCCTCGGGCTGCCGTCCCAGCTCTGGGCCTGCCTCACGCCCACGTCCGAGTCCTGGCCCCTGCGCGACCTGCTCACCGAGCTGGAGCGCGAGCGCCAAGCCTTCGCCCAGCGCGGCCAATGA
- a CDS encoding single-stranded DNA-binding protein — protein sequence MAASMNKVILIGRLGQDPKLSYTQSGQAVANLRLATDEGYKDKSGQWVDKAEWHNVVAWGSQAEYVSNYLGKGALALVEGRLQTRKWQDKDGQDRYTTEIVANRIQGLERRGGEDRPQGAPQDRAPQERRGGGQQGRPAQRQQAPEPEEDLGPAFPSEASGMDDVPF from the coding sequence ATGGCTGCCAGCATGAACAAGGTCATTCTCATCGGCCGTCTCGGCCAGGATCCCAAGCTGTCCTACACCCAGTCCGGCCAGGCCGTGGCCAATCTGCGGCTGGCCACGGACGAGGGCTACAAGGACAAGAGCGGCCAGTGGGTGGACAAGGCCGAGTGGCACAACGTGGTGGCCTGGGGCTCCCAGGCCGAGTACGTCTCCAACTATCTCGGCAAGGGCGCCCTGGCCCTGGTGGAGGGCCGCCTCCAGACCCGCAAGTGGCAGGACAAGGACGGCCAGGACCGCTACACCACCGAGATCGTGGCCAACCGCATCCAGGGCCTGGAGCGGCGCGGCGGCGAGGATCGGCCCCAGGGCGCGCCCCAGGACCGCGCTCCCCAGGAGCGGCGCGGCGGCGGCCAGCAGGGCCGCCCGGCCCAGCGGCAGCAGGCCCCGGAGCCCGAGGAGGACCTGGGCCCGGCCTTCCCATCCGAGGCCAGCGGCATGGACGACGTGCCGTTCTAG
- a CDS encoding biotin attachment protein: MLDIKQLLDDIKASPYEVIEIKAPHTGVVEFAGLKPGDKVTGVSGAFKEKPGTLLAHLTRERNRKPITAPERGEVVEVRAELEGKFVEAGTPLLTLRHYLSKKEVIELILKKALHLFVAPERAKYYFIPEVDQKLKVSGKRSVKVREGMDMLIVSRMKRETPLAYSGPEGLIYAVYFHRGDNVDAGQPLIGVCPEDQLTLIQDMVTKVQSDWDEPE; the protein is encoded by the coding sequence GTGCTCGACATCAAACAGCTTCTGGACGACATCAAGGCTTCCCCCTACGAGGTCATCGAGATCAAGGCGCCGCACACCGGCGTCGTGGAGTTCGCGGGGCTCAAGCCCGGCGACAAGGTGACCGGCGTGTCCGGGGCCTTCAAGGAAAAGCCCGGCACCCTGCTGGCCCACCTGACCCGCGAGCGCAACCGCAAGCCCATCACCGCGCCGGAGCGCGGCGAGGTCGTGGAGGTGCGCGCGGAGCTGGAGGGCAAGTTCGTGGAGGCCGGGACCCCTCTGCTGACCCTGCGCCACTACCTCTCCAAGAAAGAGGTCATCGAACTCATCCTGAAGAAGGCCCTGCATCTCTTCGTGGCCCCGGAACGGGCCAAGTACTATTTCATCCCCGAGGTGGACCAGAAGCTCAAGGTCTCGGGCAAGCGCTCGGTGAAGGTGCGCGAGGGCATGGACATGCTCATAGTCTCGCGCATGAAGCGCGAGACCCCGCTGGCCTACAGCGGGCCCGAGGGCCTCATCTACGCCGTGTATTTCCACCGGGGCGACAACGTGGACGCGGGCCAGCCGCTCATCGGGGTCTGCCCCGAGGACCAGCTGACCCTCATTCAGGACATGGTCACCAAAGTGCAAAGCGATTGGGACGAACCGGAATAG
- a CDS encoding acetyl-CoA carboxylase carboxyl transferase subunit alpha/beta: MDTEKRVAALRDRLTYVRDIFGDRENDTIRMLRSKLAEFLEAEPNLAREEQWARLTQLEELFDLLERRLDAELSPMDRVRIVRHPQRFCLKDVLENVYDNYSEIGGQGEHSIDPAMLIARATFLRRVGRKVFDQPVMVIGHEKGHGEEFRNGGSAKPWGNAKALQAMKVAEIENIPVHAWVFTPGAYPLEDYPGAAQQIARNLYEMAGLRVPVVAVFSEGGSGGAEAIALADKRLMLSHGYYSVISPEGAAAIESGLRPGQRADAELVAQCAARLKITARDNAALGFVDRVIQEPPLGARPDHAEFFRRLRRELVHATNEVVSQVAGMKFVRALALRRRADEASDGREESVYMRWDLGNRAKDRLVWKRAVRFRQMSRWAYRDPRSSVRRAYASLQDMVWAGLTLFRHDFLGRRKRRVMEVMEDIAAEAHVLKRRLLQPFRGPGGDGEELAEAAPEVQEMLTCLSRPGEEACRSEALWDWVSPRSREDRTVTCPNARTHGCPDLWAPDLFDEFAGVCATCGHHFPMEYQWVLHNVLDFKSAYEFNAELEAANPLGYEGLDLKLAQARKNTRLKSSCITFETALEGLNLVVAALVGPFRGGSVGAAEGEKFIRAAERARRMHLPFLAYVHGTAGIRIQEGVAGVIQMPRCTIAVRRYIEAGGLYVVLYDTNSYAGPVASFLGCSPYQFAVRSANVGFAGPGVIAETTGMPVPPHYHSCWKALSRGHIQGIWDRRDLRKNLHRALLTMGGRNLYYR, from the coding sequence ATGGATACGGAAAAACGCGTCGCGGCGCTGCGGGACCGCCTGACCTACGTGCGGGACATCTTCGGGGACCGCGAGAACGACACCATCCGCATGCTCCGCTCCAAGCTGGCCGAGTTCCTGGAGGCCGAGCCGAATCTGGCGCGCGAGGAGCAGTGGGCCCGGCTGACCCAGCTGGAGGAGCTCTTCGATCTCCTGGAACGCCGCCTGGACGCCGAGCTGAGCCCCATGGACCGGGTGCGCATCGTGCGCCACCCCCAGCGCTTCTGCCTCAAGGACGTGCTGGAAAACGTCTACGACAACTATTCCGAGATCGGCGGCCAGGGCGAGCACAGCATCGACCCGGCCATGCTCATCGCCCGGGCGACCTTCCTGCGCCGGGTGGGCCGCAAGGTCTTCGATCAGCCGGTCATGGTCATCGGCCACGAGAAGGGCCACGGCGAGGAGTTCCGCAACGGCGGCTCGGCCAAGCCCTGGGGCAACGCCAAGGCCCTGCAGGCCATGAAGGTGGCCGAGATCGAGAACATCCCGGTGCACGCCTGGGTCTTCACGCCCGGGGCCTATCCCCTGGAGGACTACCCCGGCGCGGCCCAGCAGATCGCCCGCAACCTCTACGAAATGGCCGGGCTGCGCGTGCCGGTGGTGGCCGTGTTCTCCGAGGGCGGCTCCGGCGGGGCCGAGGCCATCGCCCTGGCGGACAAGAGGCTCATGCTCTCCCACGGCTACTACTCGGTCATCTCGCCCGAGGGCGCGGCGGCCATCGAGAGCGGCCTGCGGCCCGGCCAGCGCGCCGACGCGGAGCTGGTGGCCCAGTGCGCCGCGCGGCTCAAGATCACGGCCCGGGACAACGCCGCCCTCGGCTTCGTGGACCGGGTGATCCAGGAGCCGCCCCTGGGCGCGCGGCCGGATCACGCCGAATTCTTCCGCCGCCTGCGGCGCGAGCTGGTCCACGCCACCAACGAGGTGGTCTCCCAGGTGGCGGGCATGAAGTTCGTGCGCGCCCTGGCCCTGCGCCGCCGGGCCGACGAGGCCTCCGACGGCCGGGAGGAGAGCGTCTACATGCGCTGGGACCTGGGGAACCGGGCCAAGGACCGCCTCGTCTGGAAACGCGCGGTGCGCTTCCGCCAGATGAGCCGCTGGGCCTACCGCGACCCGCGCTCTTCCGTGCGCCGGGCCTACGCCTCCCTGCAGGACATGGTCTGGGCCGGCCTGACCCTGTTCCGCCACGACTTCCTGGGGCGGCGCAAACGCCGGGTCATGGAGGTCATGGAAGACATCGCCGCCGAGGCCCACGTGCTCAAGCGCCGCCTGCTCCAGCCTTTCCGAGGCCCCGGCGGGGACGGCGAGGAGCTGGCCGAGGCCGCGCCCGAGGTGCAGGAGATGCTCACCTGCCTGTCCCGGCCCGGGGAGGAGGCCTGCCGCTCCGAAGCCCTCTGGGACTGGGTCAGCCCGCGCAGCCGGGAGGACCGGACCGTGACCTGCCCCAACGCGCGCACCCACGGCTGCCCGGACCTCTGGGCCCCGGACCTGTTCGACGAGTTCGCCGGGGTCTGCGCCACCTGCGGGCACCATTTCCCCATGGAGTACCAGTGGGTCCTGCACAACGTGCTGGACTTCAAGAGCGCCTATGAGTTCAACGCCGAACTGGAGGCCGCCAATCCCCTGGGCTACGAGGGGCTGGACCTCAAGCTGGCCCAGGCCCGCAAGAACACGCGGCTGAAGAGCTCCTGCATCACCTTCGAGACGGCCCTGGAGGGGCTGAACCTCGTGGTGGCGGCCCTGGTTGGGCCGTTCCGGGGCGGCAGCGTGGGCGCGGCCGAGGGCGAGAAGTTCATCCGCGCCGCCGAGCGCGCCCGGCGCATGCACCTGCCGTTCCTGGCCTATGTCCACGGCACGGCGGGCATCCGCATCCAGGAGGGCGTGGCCGGGGTCATCCAGATGCCCCGCTGCACCATCGCCGTGCGCCGCTACATCGAGGCCGGTGGGCTCTACGTCGTGCTCTACGACACCAATTCCTACGCCGGGCCGGTGGCCAGTTTCCTGGGCTGTTCGCCCTACCAGTTCGCGGTGCGCTCGGCCAATGTGGGCTTCGCCGGGCCCGGAGTCATCGCCGAGACCACCGGCATGCCCGTGCCCCCGCACTACCACAGCTGCTGGAAAGCCCTCTCGCGCGGGCACATCCAGGGCATCTGGGACCGCCGGGACCTGCGCAAGAATCTCCACCGCGCGCTCTTGACCATGGGTGGGCGAAATCTCTATTATCGATAG
- a CDS encoding biotin carboxylase N-terminal domain-containing protein, which produces MAESKCRILIANRGEIAVRILRACRRLGHEFVCVVTDADRDSGHAALALAEGGGRALYRISSYHDANEILAVADASECGAIHPGYGFFAEDFRFARRVSLRGRSMCFIGPSWWLIRDLGDKINTKRLARRLDVPTIPGSDRPVYDEMEAEEIAAGLFAFQAKQGVANGQILVKASAGGGGMGIEEVGDPAQFRRAFRRVRNYALRHFQDEGVLIEQRIQDFNHIEVQILGERQGANIVHFGTRNCSIQSPGRQKRVEAAPGFAPGEVPYAFDAGRVLEDVVAHSLAMAREVAYDSVGTWEWIVTPRGEPFLMEVNTRIQVENGVSTAISRLRGAPAPDLVGEQIRLALGESLGYGQEDISFEGVGIEYRIVAEKPENRFAPQSGRIERFGVPEHPWLAVHTHLPRDRAYEVPTDFDPNLALGIVWGRDLAEARERGERFLSEVTLEGLTTSGEPWRGNLEYLRRKTADILRF; this is translated from the coding sequence GTGGCTGAATCCAAGTGCCGCATCCTCATCGCCAACCGCGGTGAGATCGCCGTGCGCATCCTGCGGGCCTGCCGCCGGTTGGGGCACGAGTTCGTCTGCGTGGTCACGGACGCCGACCGCGACTCCGGCCACGCGGCCCTGGCCCTGGCCGAGGGCGGCGGGCGGGCCCTCTACCGCATCAGCTCCTATCACGACGCCAATGAGATACTGGCCGTGGCCGACGCCTCGGAGTGCGGGGCCATCCATCCCGGCTACGGCTTTTTCGCCGAGGACTTCCGCTTCGCCCGGCGCGTGTCCCTGCGCGGCCGGTCCATGTGCTTCATCGGGCCGTCCTGGTGGCTCATTCGCGACCTGGGCGACAAGATCAACACCAAGCGCCTGGCGCGCCGGCTCGACGTGCCCACCATTCCCGGCTCGGACCGGCCGGTCTACGACGAGATGGAGGCCGAGGAGATCGCGGCCGGGCTGTTCGCCTTCCAGGCCAAGCAGGGCGTGGCCAACGGCCAGATCCTGGTCAAGGCCTCGGCGGGCGGCGGGGGCATGGGCATCGAGGAGGTGGGCGACCCGGCGCAGTTCCGCCGCGCCTTCCGTCGGGTGCGGAACTACGCCCTGCGCCACTTCCAGGACGAGGGCGTGCTCATCGAACAGCGCATCCAGGACTTCAACCACATCGAGGTCCAGATCCTGGGCGAACGGCAGGGCGCGAACATCGTGCACTTCGGCACCCGCAACTGTTCCATCCAGAGCCCGGGCCGCCAGAAGCGCGTGGAGGCGGCCCCGGGCTTCGCGCCCGGAGAGGTGCCTTACGCCTTCGACGCCGGCAGGGTCCTGGAGGACGTGGTCGCGCACTCCCTGGCCATGGCCCGCGAGGTGGCCTACGATTCCGTGGGCACCTGGGAGTGGATCGTCACTCCCAGGGGCGAGCCGTTCCTCATGGAGGTGAACACGCGCATCCAGGTGGAGAACGGCGTGTCCACGGCCATTTCCCGGCTGCGGGGCGCGCCCGCGCCGGACCTCGTCGGGGAGCAGATCCGCCTGGCCCTGGGCGAGTCCCTGGGCTACGGCCAGGAGGACATCTCCTTCGAGGGCGTGGGCATCGAGTACCGCATCGTGGCCGAGAAGCCCGAGAACCGCTTCGCGCCCCAGTCCGGGCGCATCGAGCGTTTCGGCGTGCCCGAGCATCCCTGGCTCGCCGTGCACACGCATCTGCCCCGAGACCGGGCCTACGAGGTGCCCACGGACTTCGACCCGAACCTGGCCCTGGGCATCGTCTGGGGCCGGGACCTGGCCGAGGCCCGGGAACGCGGGGAGCGTTTCCTTTCCGAGGTCACGCTCGAAGGCCTGACCACCTCCGGCGAGCCCTGGCGCGGCAATCTGGAGTACCTGCGCCGCAAGACGGCGGACATCCTCAGGTTCTGA
- a CDS encoding PilZ domain-containing protein, with protein MRLPNDDDQLRKAFRTRVPGLLIRVADSGKEYQVKDLSASGFAILEEARVFKEGQAFEFDLLLARKLFLSQIKGRVMRVLDNGIVGCNFQDLDRRQEMKLDKLVLEVQKRLIELRKAKKEEM; from the coding sequence GTGCGTTTGCCCAATGACGACGATCAGCTCCGCAAGGCGTTCCGCACCCGGGTGCCGGGATTGCTGATCCGCGTCGCGGACAGCGGCAAGGAATATCAGGTCAAGGACCTCTCGGCCAGCGGCTTCGCCATTCTGGAGGAAGCCCGGGTCTTCAAGGAGGGGCAGGCCTTCGAATTCGACCTGCTCCTGGCCCGCAAGCTTTTCCTCTCCCAGATCAAGGGGCGGGTCATGCGCGTCCTGGACAACGGCATCGTGGGCTGCAACTTCCAGGATCTGGACCGCCGCCAGGAAATGAAGCTGGACAAGCTCGTGCTCGAGGTCCAGAAGCGCCTCATCGAGCTGCGCAAGGCCAAGAAAGAGGAAATGTGA